The following coding sequences are from one Macaca nemestrina isolate mMacNem1 chromosome 1, mMacNem.hap1, whole genome shotgun sequence window:
- the LOC105484871 gene encoding complement decay-accelerating factor isoform X3 produces MSLKLQSIFPALGLFGVLTLLWCPSGLCADCGPPPAVPNAQPALKGLTSFPENTVITYRCDENFMKIPGKQDSVMCLPDSQWSDIEEFCNRSCGAPTRLKFASLKQLYIPQSYFPVGTVVEYECRPGYRRDPSLLAKLTCLQNLKWSTAAEFCKKKSCPNPGEIPNGQIDTSNGILFGAAISFSCNTGYKLFGPTSSLCLVSGSGVQWSDTLPECREIYCPAPPQIDNGIIQGEREHYGYRQSITYLCNRGFTMIGEHSIYCTVNDDEGEWSGPPPTCRANSLVSKAPPTVQKPTTVNVQTTEVSPTSQKTTTPNAQATRSTLASRTTKHFHKTTPDKGSGTSSGATHLLSGSHPVTQAGMRWCIHSSLQSRTPGLKRSFHFSLPSSWYYRCVPRHLAKFFKFIFCRDRISLCCPGWFRTPGRKRFFRPPKTLRL; encoded by the exons CTGACTGTGGCCCTCCCCCAGCTGTACCTAATGCCCAGCCAGCTTTGAAAGGCCTTACAAGTTTTCCCGAGAACACCGTAATAACGTACAGATGTGATGAAAACTTTATGAAAATTCCTGGTAAGCAGGACTCAGTGATGTGCCTTCCGGACAGTCAATGGTCAGATATTGAAGAGTTCTGCAATC GTAGCTGCGGTGCACCAACCAGGCTAAAGTTTGCATCCCTCAAACAGCTTTATATCCCTCAGAGTTATTTTCCAGTCGGTACTGTTGTGGAATATGAGTGTCGTCCAGGTTACAGAAGAGACCCTTCTCTATTAGCAAAACTAACTTGCCTTCAGAATTTAAAATGGTCCACAGCAGCTGAATTTTGTAAAA AGAAATCATGCCCTAATCCTGGAGAAATACCAAATGGTCAGATCGATACATCAAATGGCATATTATTTGGTGCAGCCATCTCCTTCTCATGTAACACAGG GTACAAATTATTTGGCCCGACTTCTAGTTTATGTCTTGTTTCAGGCAGTGGAGTCCAGTGGAGTGACACGTTGCCAGAGTGCAGAG aaatttattgTCCAGCACCACCACAAATTGACAATGGAATAATTCAAGGGGAACGTGAACATTATGGATATAGACAGTCTATAACGTATTTATGTAATAGAGGATTCACCATGATTGGAGAGCACTCTATTTATTGTACTGTGAATGACGATGAAGGAGAGTGGAGTGGCCCACCACCTACATGTAGAG CAAACTCTCTGGTTTCCAAGGCCCCACCAACAGTTCAGAAACCTACCACAGTAAATGTTCAAACTACAGAAGTCTCACCAACTTCTCAGAAAACCACCACACCAAATGCTCAAG CAACACGGAGTACACTTGCTTCCAGGACAACCAAGCATTTTCATAAAACAACCCCAGATAAAGGAAGTGGAACCAGTTCAG GTGCTACCCATCTTCTATCTG ggtctcatcctgtcacccaggctggtatgcggTGGTgtattcatagctcactgcagtctcgaactcctgggctcaagcgatccttccacttcagcctcccaagtagctggtactacaggtgtgtgccacgacacctggctaagttttttaaatttattttttgtagagacaggatttccctatgttgcccaggctggtttcgaactcctggccgtAAGCGATTCTTCCGGCCTCCCAAAACATTgcgattataa